The proteins below come from a single Miscanthus floridulus cultivar M001 chromosome 1, ASM1932011v1, whole genome shotgun sequence genomic window:
- the LOC136472392 gene encoding uncharacterized protein: MATVPLPWPLAVPVSVRRSLQEGAAGAASYAQAQRAPQQGAARSATTARSVETLVVIVAAIVLAAVLAGVLARVCGGRHVVPSAQYHDEEGWVERRCRSCLDSGLPPPPAPAQGSSKTSEAK; this comes from the coding sequence ATGGCGACCGTGCCGTTGCCGTGGCCGCTCGCTGTGCCTGTGAGCGTGAGGAGGTCGCTGCAGGAgggggcggcgggcgcggcgtcgTACGCGCAGGCGCAGCGAGCCCCGCAGCAGGGGGCGGCGCGGTCTGCGACCACGGCGAGGTCGGTGGAGACGCTGGTGGTGATCGTGGCCGCGATCGTGCTCGCCGCCGTGCTGGCGGGCGTCCTCGCCCGCGTGTGCGGTGGCCGGCACGTCGTGCCGAGCGCCCAATACCACGACGAGGAAGGCTGGGTGGAGAGGCGCTGCCGGAGCTGCCTCGACAGCGggctgccaccgccgccggcgccggcgcagggGTCGTCAAAGACGAGCGAGGCCAAATAG